TTTGAGGTAATCGAGAAGATACATGTGGTCTATTAGTACTGTGTGGTGTCTCTTCTGGCTCGAATCCTGAAGAATCTTGAAATATGACAGAGCCAGTTTAGACTTGCAGTGATAAtgaactatgtttttttttttttttttaatgcacatagGGACTTTCcttgcggtccagtggttaggactctgcgcttccactgctgggggccccaagttcagtccctggtcagggagctaagatccctcaagctgcaAGGATGGCCAAAAGAACCCCACACATGTTCACATGCACACTAAATGCTTTTTGAAATGCTGTCCCTCCCAGCTGGGGCTTTGAAAGGCATGTATAGATGGATCATGGTATCTAGTCTACTTGGTACAATTCCAGAATTCCCTGTGATTCatctacattttatttccttggcagataattgttttttttttttagttaggtGACCTTTTAATTTCTGTGACTGGAGACCTTAGATTCACAACATTCTATACTCCTAACACTTGAACATgaacataaatgtatatttaatttattaagtaTCTGGGCTCTTTGCAAGTTGAAGTCTGTTGAGTAATTACCTTTAACCTGTTTCTGCTTCCTGCCTTGCTCATTGAGACACTTAAGTCTAACACTTAAGTCTAGCTATCACCCTGGGCAGACTTAATTTTTCCTAGCTTAACAAATAGTCTTTCCTCCCAAAAGCCACATTTATTCTTCCTTGACTCCTACAAATTCCCTCCAGTGGACGTTTTAAAGGATAGAAATTTTATGCTTGTAAGTTCttgattgtttaaaaaagaaaatctttattgGTTTAGTATAAACTTTGGAATTATAGAGCCTTTATATTAGCcggttttattttattcatagcaTTTATTATCTGAAATTATTGGATCTTATCTGTTAGAATATGAGCTCCATGAGAGTCAGGGCTCTGTCTACCTGCTGTGCTGTTATATTCCCAGTGCTTAGCACACAGAAGGCCCTCAATATTtatctgaaaaagtgaaaaaatgaatgaagccCCTTTTATTCACAAGGCAGAGTGTTTTCATTCACTCAATGAatacaatattttctctttagcATCTTTGCAAATGAAGGAAAGTTTTCAGACAGCTGTGCCACAGAGGCTGGGGAGGGCAGTGATGGGGTTCAGAGTTCTTGGGCAGAGAAACCCTTGGTGCTGTCTTTGTCTGCCCATCTACCTGGGCTTGTGTGGTCTGCCGAGCTTGATGAGAGCCTGtcagcagtttttgtttttttgctcagTGTTTTGTAGGCCTGAATGTAAAAGTGTATCAGTATAGGTCTGTCCACTGGAGTAGATTGTCCAGAATGGTAGACTATAGCCACATGTAAgtatttcagtttatttattttattattattatttttcctttttggccataccatgtagcttgtgggatcttagatctctgaccaggggttgaacctttttttaaaaaacaaacaaagttttTGTGGCAACCCTTTGTGGAGCAAGCCTGTTAGCACCATCTTGCCAGTAGCATTtgctcattctctttctctctgtcacattttggtaattgtcACAGTAGTtcatactttttcattattactatATTTGTTACGGTGATTTGTGATCAGTAATCTTTGTTACTATGATGACTTGCTGGAGGTTCaggtgatggttagcattttctagcagtgtttttttaatgaaggcaTATCTTTTTTAGATATGATGCTTttgtacacttaatagactacagtatagtgtaacgtaactggaaaaccaaaaaagTTCATGTGACTTGccttattgcaatatttgctttattgtgctggtctggaactgaacctgcagtatctccaaggtatgcctgtatgtCTTTATTCCAAACAGTTGATTAGAGTTAGAAgcaaaatacctagaaatacTTTTTGGTATCAGGGAGAACAGTGAAGGCTAGTATTTTAAATGTAACTTTAGGGGGTTTTCAGTGTTTAATTCAaagccttatttaaaaaaatcatgcctGGCAAATTTGAATACTAAGAGATGGAAAACCAAAACTCAGATGCAGAGGTGGTTTTCTCATTGTGTATACCAGGGCTGTTCAATAGAGGTCTAATCTGAGCCACATGTGTAACTTAAATTTTTCTAGCAGCCACAGTATAAACACAACATGAAACAGGGGAAGtaaattttaataatgaattttatttaacccaatatatccaagTATTATAATTGTAGCATATACCATAAAAACGTTAATAAGCTGtttcttccccccccccccagcttTGGTACTAAATTTTCAAAATCTGGTATTTACCTCACACCTGCAGCCCACATCAATTTGGACAAGCCACGTTTCAAGGGCTCAGTAGCCACATGGGGTTATTGGCTACTGTCTTGAATGGGTTTAGATTGGAAAGGAATGAGAAATACGTTTTATTCCTGGGAAAACAAAGCACCACCCTGGAAAAAAATGATGAGTGTCAAATGCGGAAGGTTTCAGCTTAACAGTCTGAGTTTAGTCTCAGGTCTGTTGCTTGCAAAGAGCTGTCTTTGGAAAATTTTCATGCTTAGCTAAGTTAAAAAGACACTTAACCAGGGGAAGGGGTTATTATCTTTAAGTCTCATGATACTATAGCAGTAGAGACACATTTGTTTTTCAAGctggtaaaaatgaaaacagaagtctGGGAAGTATTTGGCTGAAATTTGATGTTCTTTTGGGAAGGACACTGAGGCtttgataaagaaagaaagacagggaCTTGCCTGGCGTTTCAGTGGTTGACAgtcgccttccaatgcaagggacacgggttcagtccctggttggggaactgaaatcccacatgccgccaggcaactaagcctgcatgctgcaacgaagacctgacacagccaaaaataaaaataaaaaagtttgtaaaaaagaaataaagacagtaaTGCACCCCTCCCTTCCACAGTAAAACTGTGGAATCATGCTTAAATTCgtcaaatattttgaaacagtttttgtttttaatataatccTGATTTCCTTTGGTAAAGAAAATAGAGTTACTAGGAACAGTTTATCAAACTGAAAAAGTTTTAATCGACTGTTCATTGTGTGAAAAGACGCTGCTGTGTTCTGTGAGGTATTTCAAATTCAGTCAAGGGAGATTCCTGCTTGTAGAAAGCACCCAATCTGGTAAGAGCTACCCGCCACACACACATCCCTAGAAGCCACCCCATGGCTTTACCAAATGAGTATAGAGTTTATGCTCCATTCCCCCATTCCTCTCAGgtttaagaattttatataaaacaaattgGTATATTCTCCAAAGTTAGATTTTATAAGTGGGAGAAATCCAGAGTCCCGCAAGCTATAGTTTTAGAAGCCTCAGATTTATAggatttttacagttttaattttaaatttgacttCAGTAACTGCCTACcagttgtatatttttgccttttgacAAACTTTAGGAAGGAGAAGCTACTTGTCATTTTTTGCTGTTCTCTTTAGTTGGTGAGGATTCAGATGTTTCCTAAAAAGTGTTTAGGTCTGCTTCAATAGAAATTAGTAGATAGGATACCCTTGTATATGTTTTTATGTAGTTGAAATTCAAGTTGATAATATAACTTTTTATGAACCTTTTTCATGCTTTGGAACTTGAAGAAAATTTAATTCCCACAAGAAATCTTAAATCCTTTtgttgttgggggagggggactcAAGACCACTAGAAGCAGCAGTGTTTGAGTATTCTTAATAGACTCATAGTTGCAAGAAAGCATTAGTTAAGTGTGTGTTTTTATTGTGTGGTTAACAGCAGCTCCTTAGTTGTGTGTTTCAATTGCAGTGTAGTAGGAGGCAAGATGAACAGGAATCCTTATAAGGGAGGTTTACCCTATGAGTTAAAATAGAATCTCAGAAGCACAAAGAATCATTGTAGGACACAGTcaatgaagggcttccctcatcgctcagttggtaaggaatctgcctgcaatgcagaagatcccagttcaatccctgggttgggaagatcccctggagaagggaaaggctaccctctccagtattctggcctggagattcccatatagtccatggggtcgcaaagagtcggacacgactgagcaactttcacttcacttcagtcaatGAAAAGGATATATGTCTCCTCCTTGCAACATTTTGGTAAATAGGAATCTATGCAAAGCACAAAGCAAAGGTTTTTCATCTTCACAGTCATTGTGATGCTGATGCAGAACATAAGAATTATTAGTCTCTGACTTAATATGTGCCACAGGACTTCACCTGCTACAGCTGCTATTATTTGGGATTTTCACTGACAtgttccttccctctcctttgcCACTGCACGTTCCCATTGCTGCCTACCATACTTGTCCATTCCCCCATCTCAAAGCCAGGCAGACCAGTAGTAGTAGCAGCAGATGTGATCGTCTTAACTTCTTTAGACTTtgactctttttaattttgtagacTGCAGGCAAACATAGCTAATAACCTTAAGcaaaacttttgtttgttggtttgtcAAAGCAATAAATTTCATTCTCAGGATTTATAAAGGGGAAAACCCCTTTTAATTGAGTGTGTTTTTGTAGGATGATCCACTGGTGTTGAATGAAATCAGAGAAGACCTTCGAGTAGAGTGTTCAAAGTTTGGACAAATTAGGAAGCTCCTTCTCTTTGATGTAAGTGGCTTGAACAAATGATTCCTAAagcaatttttttccattttagtaaGTTATTACCAAATGTCAGTATGCCTCCAAGTTTTTTACATTAATGTTTTTACGTAGTAGCTCTGCTCTCTAGTGGTGGTGGTCTGTTCGCAGCATTAGTGTAATTAGATGAACATGGATTACAAGCCAAGCCTTCGATAGACTTGCTTATGCCTTGGTTATTTTCCTTTATCATCACTCTTGAGTGAGTGTATGGCCAGGTGAAAGTGTAAAAGAGTCAACATTTATTGATTGCAAACTACAGTTAGTTTATACATTCTCTCCTTTAATCCTCCCAATCCTCTGAGATAGGTACATGctattttacctatttttatttatttacccattttacagatgagggagtTTAGAGATTGAgcaccttgcccaaggtcatttcgctggtaaatggcagagccaggatttaatCCCAAGGCCGTTCAGCTTCAGAGTCCACATTCTTAACAACCATGCTATTCTGCGTCTCCTTTGACACTGTAATGAGCAGGAACATTTCCAAGTATATCATGCTTGGTGTTTGCTTGATAAAATTAGGCTGAAGAAGTAGCTAGCTGCGTGTCACTGGCTGGagtaaatggaaagaaagacTTCATACATAAAATCTTTAGCTTAAATCATCAGAAAGAATACTACTGCCCTACCTTGCCACATGTGtatatttctctttcagttttctcattcattccttcttttaTCTTCCTTGTATTTTTTAGAGACACCCCGATGGTGTGGCCTCTGTGTCCTTTAGGGATCCAGAGGAAGCTGATTATTGTATTCAAACCCTCAATGGAAGGTGGTTTGGTGGGCGTCAAATCACTGCCCAAGCGTGGGATGGAACTACGGATTATCAGGTGAGTTCTGCAACTGTCAAGGGCACGTGAATTATTTCATTCCAACAGATACTGATCTAGCAGTTTTTCATGTAAGTTTTCAGTTATGTGTAATCTGTTTAATGTAACTGTACTTTTAAATAATCCTTTACATTGAGagtatagaaagaaaaatttttcattctttcagtttATAAGTCTGAAGTGTTGCACTTGCTCAGAACAGCAATGGGAAAGAAGGCATTAAGCTAaagtgtttctcttcttttctgtcttATAAAGTACAGACAGTTCAGTGATTAACTTTTTAATTGAGGAGACATTTCTACAGTGCCATGGCACTGGACATTTATTTAAACGATCTTATGGTCAGCACTAGTAAACTAAGGTGTAAAGTTTGGAAAGTGAAGATAGGGAATTGCTTTCATTTCCCAGAAGTGATACCTTATAAAATCAGAGTACTGTGAGCAATGTTAGAAATGTTCCAAGACGTTGTTACTTCTTTTGGCCTAAAACATCTTTTAACAGCAGTTTCCATGTGTACACAGGTGGAGGAGACCacaagagaaagggaggaaaggcTGAGAGGATGGGAGGCTTTCCTCAACGCTCCTGAGGCCAACAGAGGCCTGCAGCGTTCAAATTCCATCCGTGCTCCAGAAAGGGCAGGGCCTTCTAGAGTTAGGCATTTTTCTGAGCACCCTGGCACATCTCAAGCAAATGTTCAAGCAGCCGCAACTGAAATGGCATTTGAAGAACCTATAGATGAAAAGAAGTTTGAAAAAATGGAAGATGGGGGAGAAGTTGAAGAAGCTGCTTCTGAAAAAGATGCTAAAGAAAGTGGCCCTGAAAAAGAAGCTGAAGGTCCCCAAGAAGAATCTGAAGAGAGCTGCCTTGAAAGAGAGTCTAAGGAAGGCTGTCCCAAAAGAGAGCGTGAAGAAGACTTCCCGGAGAGAGAGTCTGGAGAAGGCGGCCCTGAGAAAGAGCGTGAAGAGGGTAATCCTAACAAAGAGTCAAAAGAGACTGTCCCTGAAAGAGAATCCAAAAAGAAGAAACTCAAAACGGATCCTGACAAGAACGGCCGTGAGAAGGAGTCTGAAGAAGAAGGCCCCGGCAAGGAGTCTGAGGGGGAGGCCAGCCCCCAAAAGGTGGCTTCTGAAGATGACGACTCAGAACAAGAGTCTGAAGACTGCTCAGAAAAGCAGTTTGACGATggctctgaaaaagagttagaaGAAAATGGCCTTGAGAAAGGTTTTGAAGAAGATGCCTCTGACAAGGAATTTAATGAAAACATTCCGGAAAAAGAGTTAGAcgaaaatgaatctgaaaaatcaGAATTCGAAGATGACAGCTCTGAAAAAGTGTTTGATGAAGAAGGCTCTGAGAAAGAGTTTGACGAAGAGTcagatgaaaaggaagaagaggaagatgcATATGAAAAGGTATTTGATGATGAATCAGATGAGAAAGAGGACGAAGAAGATGCAGAAGAAAAGGAACTTGAAGATGCTGATGAAAAGGATGAAGAAGATGATGCAGATGAAAAGGTATTTGAAGATtcagatggaaaagaagatgAGGAAGATGGAGATGTAAAGGAAGATGAAGACATAGATGAAAAGGTGTTTGAAGATGATGATTCCAACGAGAAGTTGTTTGATGATGATTCCAGCGACAAATTGTTTGAAGATTCTGATGAGAGAGGGACTGTGGGTGGTTTAGGGAATGTTAAGGAAGAAGGGCCCTTGTCCACAGGCAGCAGCTTTGTTCTCagcagtgatgatgatgatgacgacaCTATTTAATCCCTTAAACTTGCTTTTTAGGGAGATTCCATCTCCATTTTGCTCTGCTGCAAGGTAATTACTCGTAGTGCTACATGAACGTGTGCATAGAGGTAGGATGCCATCTGATTAATGCAGTGAAGTGTTCATGGTTACCTGTacctaattattttaaatatgtgttctTTGGCTGTTCAGTTCAAACTCCATAGCATAATGCAAGTTAACTTGCTCCTTGTCCTTTGTCAGATTTCTTAAGTGcatgcaaaataatattttttaaagtattctgaTTGAAGTTTGTGACattcagaaataaagaaagtTGTTGATATGCAGGAACGGAAAATTGTACTTGAgttaaattgcatttttaattcTTGCTGTTGCTTTATTCATACTaacgtttgtttttttttttttaaggacttgaAAAATCCCTGTAGGTGTCTCTTTGCTTCCACTTTATGATGTTACCACTGATATCCCCATTTCCCCTCTCTAAACCAGAACATGTTACTAAAACTTATGAGGTAAAGAACTCTTCAGAGTTTTTTGCTCCCCAGTCCTCACAAGTTACTTTTTTCTACCCTCTTCCCATGAAAATTCACTCTTAAATGTGCAAAGGTGAACTTCCCAAAGTCCACAGCTTCCATTATTGAAAATATGGAGGAGATTAGAATTCTACCATTTACTGTTTGGACACCTCTAGAAGTTGATTCAAGTTACAGGACCTTTCCCCAGAAAAATCTGTGCGTACACTACACAACCTTCTGTATCCAGTTTGGGGCAGTTCATGTGGATCTCCTGGAGTTAAGAACTTTTGTCATGcttatttcagatttttgtttttgattttgttcTAGAATTGTGGTACCCAGTACTATGGAAATGTGTagttccaataaaaaaaatgtggCTCTTTTCTTGATTGCGCTTTCCAAATTCAGTATTGATGAATTGACTTCTGATGTTGCACTTAAGAAGTTATTCTcataaattagaattaaaataaacTGCATTGGTGCATTTTCATTATACCGTCTGTCAGTGTAATCATTACCCTCTTCAGACAGAAAAGACTTGTACTTCAAGCCAACTTTCTGAGAATTTTTTAGTTCATGTCTGGGTTCTGTTAAAAATCTTCAGGCTCTTCACCAGGGACAAATCAGTGAAAGAGGTGAAGAAAGTTAAACAGAAAAATTGCAAACCAAAATAGTGTTCCTTTTAAAGATAAGCCAGAagtatttaaatactttatttattgTGTTTTACTACAGTttatgggtttcccttgtggctcagctggtaaaaaatccacctgcaatgcgggagacctgggttcgatccctgggttgggaagatgccctggagaagggaaaggctacccactccagtattctggcctggagaattccatggattgtacaatccaggggtcacaaagagtctgacaagactgagtgatttcactttcagttcacaGTTTATAGTAATTTGTTGGAGAATTGTTTTtctaaacaaaaaggaaagaatgccTTATTTTCTGTACATAATGGAACACATAACTACAATATACATTAGCTCTAAGACTGTTAGAAGGAGGCCATTTTCATTCTAACTTCTTTCCCCTGCTCATTAATTTGGTATATATCAAATACTCATACCCTTTTCACATAAACATCCTGGAAGCAAAAGTCACCAACAGCTGTAAAATGGTAAATAATTTATGAGGTATTACTGGTGAGCAGACATTAAGAGTCATGAAGCACCTACCTGTTTTCCAAGTAATCGGGCTTTATTGGTCCTGAAAACAGAATTTATTGTTAAGCAGCAGTATATCCTGttatcaaaagaaaattaaaatgtaagggTGAGTGGTAAGCACATCAATGCTCAACAATTCCCTGACAATTTCTAAGGAGTAGTGCTTCTTAAAACTATATATAAGTATAATGTATTCGACTCTGAGTGCACGAACCAAAAGTTGCTTCAGGAATGCCTTTGAAAGGCTTGAACACCATGGCCTCTGAACTACTTTATATAGGAACAAACTTGAAAATTCATGTTAGAAGGTTAGAATATTACTGATCTCACAAAACTATCTTTTAAATAAACAAGATGggggaggatgggatgaattgggaggataccactgacatacatacactgccacgtgtaaagtagatagctagtggaaagctgcAGGGAACTGAGctcggtgttctgtgatgacctagagaggtgggctgggggtggggtgtgagggaggtttaagagagaaaatatatatatgtataacattcactttgttgtacagctgaaactaacacaatattgtaaaacaattatactccaataaaataagcTTTGGTTTTCAGGAGATTCTTAAAAAATTACAGATTAGGGTAATAAAAATTTGTATATCATTTTAATGCTTTTTACTAGGGATATATTGTTTACCATATTAAGATACAAGTAATTTAGACTATTGTTTTGGGGTATTTACACTCACTGTAGCATctatttcatttgattcagtCCATTAATAAGTATAGATTGGGCCAATGTGTATCTATTAATATACTAGATGAAGTGGGACAGAAGGGGCAGTGTGAATAAAGGCAGCATTAGGCATGAACCCTCAATAGGCAGCTGTAATCTATGTTGAGATAAGACAGTAAAAAACCAATGTGacagtcaggacttccctggtggcccagtggttaagactcagctccaaatgcaggagacacgggtttgatccctagttgaggggactaagatcccacatgccctgtggtgTGGAGGAGAAAAGCGAATGTGGTAGTGATCCATCAGTACCATTTCTAGAGCCTTGcacagttgtttagtcactaaagtcatgtctgactcgctcctctgtccatgggattttccaggcaagaatactggagtgggttgtcatttccttctccaggggatcttctgacccagggatcaaacccacatctcctgcattggcaggcggattcttttactgctgagacacTAGCCTTGCCCTTAATAAGGGCTcaaatcaatatttgttgaatgaatgaatttattctACGGATACACTTGCacactctcattcattcatttgaagaGGTTTGTTGGCTTTTCCACTACCTCATCATCATTCTTGGTGATTTTCAACATCAAAATAAATTATCCTGTTCTCCCCCTGGTCCTTCCACCTCAGCAGCCCAACTCTCCAAATTTCACATCTAggaatcatctttgatttctctctccACCTCCCACGTCCAAGCCATGTTGGCTCTAACTCCAAATATACCCAACATTTGAACACTTCATCCCATGTCTACTTCCACCACATTTACTGCCCACAGTGCCCTGATGGGTCTCTATTAAAATGCTCCAGTCACACTTAAGTTCAAACTGCTTACTGTGGCCTGcgcacaaagctctgagtgatcttGCCCTCTCCAGACTCATGTTCACACTGCCATCACCTTGAGTTCTTATTCCTATCCCAGGACCTCTGCACATGCCTCAGCCTGGGATGCTGTCTCCCCAGCCAATTTGGATCTCGTCCTTCAGGCTGCCTAAGTAttgttgctcagtccctcagtcatgtctgactctttgtgaccctgtgcactgcagctcacgaggcttccctgcccttcactgtctcctggagtttgctcaaactcacgtccattgagtcaatgatgccatccaaccatcgcatcctctgttgcctccttctccttttgccattgatcttccccagcatcagggtctttctcagtGAGTTTGCCCTTCCCATCAGGTATCACTTGCTTAGAAATCCTGACCCTCTGTAACCcaccctcctctgtcccttgATACTATTGTTGCTGAACCCCTTTCATAGCCACAGATTATTTGTTTACCGGCCTTCCCTATCCCCCTCCTCCCATCTGCCGCCGCCGCCAGACCCAGCTGCCTGCACACTCAGTAACAGCCACAGCTTTCTCCCACATAATAGacaatcaaatattttttcagggcTGGGAATCATAATCAAGAATGTGTTCTGTGAGAATCtccacatttttagaaaaatgtgaaGAACTTCAAGTAGGGCAACAGTTATCTGTAATGTAACACCAATGAGATAAGATTTTGAAAACACAAGGTTCATGGTTAGAGTTAATCTCTATTGGGGAACATGAAAAATTTCATTATTACAGTTTTATCACattgtttttcttcatcttcataCAAAACTGGATTTGAATTATAGCAAAAGGCCTTGCTAAGATAGGTTAAGCATTCTGACAGTTAATCACTAGGAACTCTCACTAGGGAGCTTATGGATTCCTCATTTCTGGAAATCTTACTGGGTAGAAAGTGTCTTTTGCAAATGAAGAGTGGAATATTTCCATTGTAAAATCActttcatctcattctctgacttCCTGACACTCTTCTTCCCTGTCATTTTATTCTCTCTACCAGCTCTGCAGACAGCTGGAAACTTTACCAAAatgttgttctttacaacatttaCAAAGACCTAGTTCTTTACAAACTAGGTCTCTTCCAATCTGACTACGCACATCATCACCAACCAGTAGAAGTAGCTCCATctttaatgaaaatgaagaaacaagagCCAGATTCAAATGCAAAGGCCAGTATCACTGCAAGAGAGTAGGGGTTTGGGCAAGTTGGTGGGAAGACTCTATTTCATTTCCATATATACCAATATCTCTGCTCACTGCCTTAATACCAAGATACTAAGCTTCATTTCCTGTTCCACTTCGATGTTGAAATCGCCCAGAATGATGACAGAGACAATGGTGAAGTCAAGGAACCTCTTCAAA
The nucleotide sequence above comes from Bos javanicus breed banteng chromosome X, ARS-OSU_banteng_1.0, whole genome shotgun sequence. Encoded proteins:
- the HTATSF1 gene encoding LOW QUALITY PROTEIN: HIV Tat-specific factor 1 (The sequence of the model RefSeq protein was modified relative to this genomic sequence to represent the inferred CDS: substituted 1 base at 1 genomic stop codon) — encoded protein: MSGNNLDANDEFDEQLRMQELYGDTKDDDTEKDPGGETDSFGQQPTDTPYEWDLDKKAWFPKITEDFIATYQANYGFSDDGASSSTASVQDVSARTAEEPPQRQPPEPSDLKKKGEKRKAESGWFHVEEGRNTNVYVSGLPPDITVDEFIQLMSKFGIIMRDPQTEEFKVKLYKDNQGNLKGDGLCCYLKRESVDLALKLLDEDXIRGYKLHVEVAKFQLKGEYDASKKKKKCKDYKKKLSMQQKQLDWRPERRAGPSRMRHERVVIIKNMFHPMDFEDDPLVLNEIREDLRVECSKFGQIRKLLLFDRHPDGVASVSFRDPEEADYCIQTLNGRWFGGRQITAQAWDGTTDYQVEETTREREERLRGWEAFLNAPEANRGLQRSNSIRAPERAGPSRVRHFSEHPGTSQANVQAAATEMAFEEPIDEKKFEKMEDGGEVEEAASEKDAKESGPEKEAEGPQEESEESCLERESKEGCPKREREEDFPERESGEGGPEKEREEGNPNKESKETVPERESKKKKLKTDPDKNGREKESEEEGPGKESEGEASPQKVASEDDDSEQESEDCSEKQFDDGSEKELEENGLEKGFEEDASDKEFNENIPEKELDENESEKSEFEDDSSEKVFDEEGSEKEFDEESDEKEEEEDAYEKVFDDESDEKEDEEDAEEKELEDADEKDEEDDADEKVFEDSDGKEDEEDGDVKEDEDIDEKVFEDDDSNEKLFDDDSSDKLFEDSDERGTVGGLGNVKEEGPLSTGSSFVLSSDDDDDDTI